One stretch of Corallococcus exiguus DNA includes these proteins:
- a CDS encoding TenA family transcriptional regulator, with protein sequence MRNQTIEAALAKNPHREQLIKHRFFEVVDEKAFSRDQAELVLGQWWHPLHYFPTFLGKLIAVCPQMEMKTAVTHILNQEVGEGDPARAHERFFIQTMTDAGFTQAGVSEADMTPATRRLIDGYQRSTDSHLTGLGFLYGTEVADLTMVAKLGKLVRRTTGLKSLPWVDIHVKQEPDHVETAGHTMGLAYTDEELATITRGAEEMWQLWVGFFEELRNRVV encoded by the coding sequence ATGCGGAACCAGACCATCGAGGCGGCACTGGCGAAGAATCCCCACCGTGAGCAGCTGATCAAGCACCGGTTCTTCGAAGTGGTGGATGAGAAGGCCTTCAGCCGCGATCAGGCGGAGCTGGTGCTGGGTCAGTGGTGGCACCCCCTGCACTATTTCCCCACCTTCCTGGGCAAGCTGATCGCCGTCTGCCCGCAGATGGAGATGAAGACGGCAGTGACGCACATCCTCAACCAGGAGGTGGGCGAGGGAGACCCGGCGCGCGCCCACGAGCGCTTCTTCATCCAGACGATGACGGACGCGGGCTTCACCCAGGCGGGCGTGTCCGAGGCGGACATGACGCCCGCGACGCGCCGGCTCATCGACGGTTACCAGCGCTCCACGGACAGCCACCTCACCGGCCTGGGCTTCCTCTACGGCACGGAGGTGGCGGACCTCACCATGGTGGCCAAGCTGGGCAAGCTGGTGCGCCGCACCACGGGCCTCAAGTCCCTGCCCTGGGTGGACATCCACGTGAAGCAGGAGCCGGACCACGTGGAGACGGCCGGCCACACGATGGGGCTCGCGTACACGGACGAGGAGCTGGCCACCATCACCCGCGGTGCCGAGGAGATGTGGCAACTGTGGGTGGGATTCTTCGAGGAGCTGCGCAACCGCGTCGTCTGA
- a CDS encoding DUF47 domain-containing protein, whose protein sequence is MLEKLMPKSDEFFDDFDAQCARTVEGAKLLHELLSDFRDVPTRVQALKDVEHKGDEVTHTAFNRLHQQFITPFDRGQIHTLLSRIDDVLDLTNAAAARLLYYEIESTRADATELARLLVLSTLKVQEVVAALRLIKKPEQILAGCKEIKHLESQADEALRAGMGRLFKSGVDTLTIIKWKEIYDLIETATDKCQGVANVIEGVVLEHS, encoded by the coding sequence ATGCTCGAAAAGCTGATGCCGAAGTCGGACGAGTTCTTCGACGACTTCGACGCGCAATGCGCCAGAACTGTCGAGGGAGCAAAGCTCCTACACGAGCTCCTGAGCGACTTCCGGGACGTGCCCACGCGCGTCCAGGCCCTCAAGGACGTGGAGCACAAGGGCGACGAGGTCACCCACACGGCCTTCAACCGCCTCCACCAGCAGTTCATCACCCCGTTCGACCGGGGGCAGATCCACACGCTGCTGTCGCGCATCGACGACGTGCTGGACCTGACCAACGCGGCGGCGGCGCGCCTGCTGTACTACGAGATCGAATCCACCCGGGCGGACGCCACGGAGCTGGCGCGGCTGCTGGTGCTCTCCACGCTGAAGGTGCAGGAGGTCGTCGCGGCGCTGCGGCTCATCAAGAAGCCGGAGCAGATCCTCGCGGGCTGCAAGGAGATCAAGCACCTGGAGTCCCAGGCGGACGAGGCGCTGCGCGCGGGCATGGGCCGGCTGTTCAAGAGCGGCGTGGATACCCTGACCATCATCAAGTGGAAGGAGATCTACGACCTCATCGAGACGGCCACGGACAAGTGCCAGGGCGTGGCCAACGTCATCGAGGGCGTCGTGCTGGAGCACAGCTGA
- a CDS encoding B12-binding domain-containing radical SAM protein yields MRIAIIATYTHPTRLRIKEPSIMQSSVPELIAGLCPEHAEVEIFNEKEAELPLDRHWDLVFFSYLHSYYEHTKVLSTLFRQRGMTTVAGGRHAGHFPDDAAKYFDAVITGEPESNVPALIADFEKGELKPRYSLPSQGAAAIRPYRYELIDFTHNKVRLPGIEASRGCPFTCNFCVLTGHERYRFRPIPEVIDEIQTRMRWNPNFLGLMGDAFVFLDNNLGGSPKYLRALCEALIPLKKTWGCALTFNVLKDDSLVKLMAKAGCRYVYTGLESLNPESLKAMNKGQNKLSEVDAVIRRVFSAGILLSFGLIVGSDGDTNEYLHRLPDYLADLKYFSVTFLGIVCPYPETPFFRELKAEDRLLPGTTSRDYDGYTLCHRPKQMHASEVVEHFQRLCHTLGSLPNIARHYASKLMMSDLPRYKQTILFSGPEIVSIRNPVKNKERRYIAGLDAIEAWDAERMPALGLTPQVLT; encoded by the coding sequence ATGCGCATCGCCATCATCGCCACGTACACCCATCCGACCCGGCTGCGAATCAAGGAACCCTCCATCATGCAGTCCTCCGTGCCGGAGCTCATCGCGGGCCTGTGCCCGGAGCACGCGGAGGTGGAGATCTTCAACGAGAAGGAGGCGGAGCTGCCGTTGGACCGGCACTGGGACCTCGTCTTCTTCTCGTACCTGCACTCGTACTACGAGCACACCAAGGTCCTCTCCACCCTCTTCCGTCAGCGCGGCATGACGACGGTGGCGGGAGGCCGGCACGCGGGCCACTTCCCCGACGACGCGGCCAAGTACTTCGACGCGGTCATCACCGGGGAGCCGGAGTCCAACGTGCCCGCGCTCATCGCGGACTTCGAGAAGGGCGAGCTGAAGCCCCGCTACAGCCTGCCGTCGCAGGGCGCCGCCGCCATCCGGCCGTACCGCTACGAGCTCATCGACTTCACGCACAACAAGGTGCGCCTGCCGGGCATCGAGGCGTCGCGCGGATGCCCCTTCACGTGCAACTTCTGCGTGCTCACCGGCCACGAGCGCTATCGCTTCCGGCCCATCCCGGAGGTCATCGACGAAATCCAGACGCGCATGCGCTGGAACCCGAACTTCCTGGGGCTGATGGGGGACGCGTTCGTCTTCCTGGACAACAACCTGGGCGGCTCGCCCAAGTACCTGCGCGCGCTGTGTGAAGCGCTCATCCCCCTGAAGAAGACGTGGGGCTGCGCGCTCACCTTCAACGTGCTCAAGGACGACTCGCTGGTGAAGCTGATGGCGAAGGCGGGCTGCCGCTACGTCTACACCGGCCTGGAGTCGCTCAACCCGGAGTCGCTCAAGGCAATGAACAAGGGCCAGAACAAGCTGTCGGAGGTGGACGCCGTCATCCGCCGCGTCTTCTCCGCCGGCATCCTGCTGTCCTTCGGGCTCATCGTCGGCTCGGACGGAGACACCAACGAGTACCTGCACCGGCTGCCGGACTACCTGGCGGACCTGAAGTACTTCTCCGTCACGTTCCTGGGCATCGTGTGCCCGTATCCGGAGACGCCCTTCTTCCGCGAGCTCAAGGCCGAGGACCGGCTGCTGCCCGGCACCACCAGCCGCGACTACGACGGCTACACGCTGTGCCACCGGCCCAAGCAGATGCACGCGTCGGAGGTGGTGGAGCACTTCCAGCGGCTGTGCCACACGCTGGGCAGCCTGCCCAACATCGCGCGGCACTACGCGTCCAAGCTGATGATGAGCGACCTGCCCCGCTACAAGCAGACCATCCTCTTCTCCGGGCCGGAGATCGTCAGCATCCGCAACCCGGTGAAGAACAAGGAGCGCCGCTACATCGCGGGGCTGGACGCCATCGAGGCGTGGGACGCGGAGCGGATGCCCGCGCTGGGCCTCACGCCGCAGGTCCTGACCTGA
- a CDS encoding fatty acid desaturase family protein, which yields MTLFRHPEDRIPVLMFLGVFALDVTVFLTAQSWWIPVLWFGLGIIPKGWICSWNHHHQHLSFFKHALPNRLLEIVFGFQTGVTSQAWFLHHVLGHHKNYLDQTQDESRWKRDDGSTMGEVEYSLSTALTAYSRAFHVGKKHHPKALRVFVWMAALQVVLLAGLFWVNPYNALFVFLLPMMASLYVTTWATYFHHVGLETANHSEASYNILHKGYNLMTGNLGYHTAHHTRHGLHWSKLPELHAQLAQEIPANLYRQPGIPFVWSGSEEKLVLSEHEVAALSGRPVEGSGEKLAA from the coding sequence ATGACCCTGTTCCGGCACCCTGAAGATCGCATCCCGGTCCTGATGTTCCTTGGCGTGTTCGCGCTCGACGTGACGGTGTTCCTCACGGCTCAGAGTTGGTGGATCCCGGTGCTGTGGTTCGGGCTGGGCATCATCCCCAAGGGATGGATCTGCTCGTGGAACCACCACCACCAGCACCTGTCCTTCTTCAAGCACGCGCTGCCCAACCGCCTGTTGGAGATCGTCTTCGGCTTCCAGACGGGCGTGACGTCGCAGGCGTGGTTCCTCCACCACGTGCTGGGCCACCACAAGAACTACCTGGACCAGACGCAGGACGAGTCGCGCTGGAAGCGGGATGACGGCTCGACGATGGGGGAGGTGGAGTACTCGCTGAGCACGGCGCTGACCGCGTACTCGCGCGCGTTCCACGTGGGGAAGAAGCATCACCCCAAGGCGCTGCGCGTGTTCGTGTGGATGGCCGCGCTCCAGGTGGTGCTGCTGGCGGGCCTGTTCTGGGTGAACCCCTACAACGCGCTCTTCGTGTTCCTCTTGCCCATGATGGCGTCGCTCTACGTGACGACCTGGGCCACGTACTTCCACCACGTGGGCCTGGAGACGGCCAACCACTCGGAGGCCTCGTACAACATCCTCCACAAGGGCTACAACCTGATGACGGGCAACCTGGGCTACCACACCGCGCATCACACGCGGCACGGTCTGCACTGGTCCAAGCTGCCGGAGCTGCACGCGCAGCTGGCGCAGGAGATCCCCGCGAACCTGTACCGCCAGCCGGGCATCCCGTTCGTCTGGAGCGGCTCTGAAGAGAAGCTCGTGCTGAGCGAGCACGAGGTCGCCGCGCTCTCCGGCAGGCCCGTGGAAGGCAGCGGGGAGAAGCTGGCCGCCTAG
- a CDS encoding inorganic phosphate transporter encodes MLLAAVVAIVIVALIFDFINGFHDAANSIATVVSTRVLSPNLAVAWAAFFNFIAAFAGGVHVANTMGKGIINFEMLRAAGPTAVLMVIFSSLMGAIVWNLLTWWWGLPSSSSHALAGGMIGATLPVLGFEGLVGSGIARIAAFIVLSPLIGMTLGIGMMLASTWAVHRQTPLRVDTWFRRLQLVSSAIFSFSHGTNDAQKVMGIIAVVLFGTIWRDRPFHIDWWMIISCHAAIAMGTFFGGWRIIRTMGHSLTKLAPIGGFSAETGGGVTIIALAELGIPVSTTHTITGAIVGVGSTRGWRAVKWGTAGRIIWAWVFTIPAAALVSVIVYGITLAVVRMVG; translated from the coding sequence ATGCTGCTCGCAGCGGTCGTCGCCATCGTCATCGTCGCGCTCATCTTCGACTTCATCAACGGCTTCCACGACGCGGCGAACTCCATCGCCACCGTGGTGTCCACGCGCGTGCTGTCGCCGAACCTGGCTGTCGCCTGGGCCGCGTTCTTCAACTTCATCGCGGCCTTCGCGGGCGGCGTGCACGTGGCCAACACCATGGGCAAGGGCATCATCAACTTCGAGATGCTCCGCGCCGCCGGCCCCACCGCGGTGCTGATGGTCATCTTCTCGTCGCTGATGGGCGCCATCGTCTGGAACCTGCTCACCTGGTGGTGGGGGCTGCCCTCGTCGTCGTCGCACGCGCTGGCGGGCGGGATGATTGGCGCCACCCTGCCCGTGCTGGGCTTCGAGGGCCTGGTGGGCAGCGGCATCGCGCGCATCGCGGCCTTCATCGTGCTGTCGCCGCTCATCGGCATGACGCTGGGCATCGGGATGATGCTGGCCAGCACCTGGGCGGTGCACCGTCAGACGCCGCTGCGCGTGGACACCTGGTTCCGCCGGCTGCAGCTGGTGTCGTCCGCCATCTTCTCCTTCAGCCACGGCACCAACGACGCGCAGAAGGTCATGGGCATCATCGCGGTGGTGCTCTTCGGCACCATCTGGCGCGACCGCCCGTTCCACATCGACTGGTGGATGATCATCTCCTGCCACGCCGCCATCGCGATGGGCACGTTCTTCGGCGGCTGGCGCATCATCCGCACCATGGGCCACAGCCTCACGAAGCTGGCGCCCATTGGCGGCTTCAGCGCGGAGACGGGCGGCGGCGTCACCATCATCGCGCTGGCGGAGCTGGGCATCCCCGTCTCCACCACGCACACCATCACCGGCGCCATCGTCGGCGTGGGTTCCACGCGCGGCTGGCGGGCCGTGAAGTGGGGCACCGCCGGCCGCATCATCTGGGCGTGGGTGTTCACCATCCCCGCGGCCGCGCTGGTGTCCGTCATCGTCTACGGAATCACGCTGGCCGTGGTTCGGATGGTGGGCTGA
- a CDS encoding AAA family ATPase, producing the protein MPSTQPIDPAVAMLAPYMPAAILARLGSQDADALPRVEGVRGAILLLDIAGFTPIVVGLSGAGPRGIDALQRLLTNYYTEMIDVVRDHGGDIYQFAGDSILACFESAPEEADADVVQRAAVCALGVQRRLARFARLELLGQRFGVSSRIGIGFGEATRIVMGTTGLWMHPALVGEPLAQAVGAEKQATVSEVVLSPRAWAALPESARRGDPREGGNHRLALDAPVESVKRPLPAPTGGAELVGRCALLLHPVLFTKITTAHQEFAGDFRDVTCFFVRFTHARADTDPDAFTHDLNAYYEYVQRESAHHGGVLLMTDFTDKGNVLYVLFGAPTAQQNKEVLACRLACKLLKARAQFPFLDELQIGIATGHAYCGDMGSPTRKGYSALGEVVNMAARLMTHGGHQDGVHLCANTQARSQQGGFATEFVEDAKLKGVSRSVPVYRLLGETRRSLFIKGRGDIIGRSRELNVLHASLNAAFAGQGRVSVVSGEAGIGKSRLGARVLEDAEEGGARALYGVCYSYEAFTPFFPWKEVLLQAFGLHDSDDTEAQLTRLRQGLDGLEDVGPEWIPVVAGILGMSLEETSATAGMDARRKQQKVFQIVFQLLEKLSRAQPLLLFFEDLHWADYISLDLLQYLAVRVGSHRIMVLATMRPGDQLRGLRDLPEFVPVDLTSLDEEDTRALLRLHLRLSPPDVALEDRLLAKVQGNPFFIESIVEGLAEQGYLGPVEPGSQRMELKRGLQDLLLPDSIQDVVLSRIDLLSETEKLVVKVASVIGRIFTLDAVAALVPTLGHGVLREAMDTLQRLGLILLETEEPYTCLFKHIVIRDVAYNTLLVSAREDLHRRLARYLEARANDNLAASAGLLAFHFLAGNVEDKGLAYTLMAARSARAQYANDDALYHYNRGLELLGTVVPVDPEVTLLQTRRVMQELAETLLQAGHYANAILMFEQCLVDEEEPPRQAELHLGLGRAHQEKGESALATQHLEKSLVLRGRSLPGSLAALGLRTLANLVLRGLATLLPFILRPLPAARLGNYLQQLSTLNSLIRIYYFADITKLTWATLVSTNMAERSRNDYAMSMARGYYGTLLFGAGLLKRSRYHCEKALEYARRSKDPVAEGLALSRLGIQAFFANELERAREFQEEAVSTLRQVGERWERQTSLMMQATGEFLHSRFRTAVALYEQMGTIGVELNALMHQGWAHSWAPMCRYLLGEGDVGELCAELEQGLRISEEVADLANQCASLNHLANVTVREHQVEEAALVAVRCFESIWSYQVLVPFLQVGLVDAAEAALFALEEGATVVPRKKLLKVVRLSCLKARVIARLYPYLKGPALRVTARSLALRKGPKAAEPVFLEAIAVLEKSPNRWETGVAYFDAAVALPNRREEFLARARAIFTEVEARAELRRMDRFQGHPPGPAGGGACCSPGLKVP; encoded by the coding sequence ATGCCCTCCACGCAGCCCATTGATCCCGCTGTCGCGATGCTGGCCCCGTACATGCCGGCGGCCATCCTCGCGCGGCTTGGGAGCCAGGATGCGGACGCGCTGCCCCGGGTGGAGGGCGTGCGGGGCGCCATCTTGCTGCTGGACATCGCGGGCTTCACGCCCATCGTGGTGGGGCTGAGCGGCGCGGGCCCTCGCGGCATCGACGCGCTCCAGCGCCTGCTGACGAACTACTACACGGAGATGATCGACGTCGTCCGCGACCACGGCGGGGACATCTACCAGTTCGCCGGCGACTCCATCCTCGCGTGCTTCGAGTCCGCGCCTGAGGAAGCGGACGCGGACGTCGTGCAGCGAGCGGCGGTGTGCGCGCTGGGCGTGCAGCGCAGGCTCGCGCGCTTCGCCCGGCTGGAGCTGTTGGGCCAGCGCTTCGGCGTGTCGTCGCGCATCGGCATCGGCTTTGGTGAGGCCACGCGCATCGTGATGGGCACCACCGGCCTGTGGATGCACCCGGCGCTCGTGGGAGAGCCGCTGGCGCAGGCGGTGGGCGCGGAGAAGCAGGCCACGGTGTCGGAGGTCGTCCTCAGCCCGCGCGCCTGGGCGGCGCTGCCGGAGTCCGCGCGCAGGGGCGACCCACGCGAGGGCGGCAACCACCGGCTGGCGCTCGACGCGCCGGTGGAGTCGGTGAAGCGCCCGCTGCCCGCGCCCACGGGTGGGGCGGAGCTGGTGGGCCGGTGCGCGCTGCTCCTGCACCCGGTGCTCTTCACGAAGATCACCACCGCGCACCAGGAGTTCGCGGGCGACTTCCGCGACGTCACCTGCTTCTTCGTGCGCTTCACCCACGCGCGGGCGGACACGGATCCGGACGCGTTCACCCACGACCTCAACGCCTACTACGAATACGTCCAGCGGGAGTCCGCCCACCACGGCGGCGTGCTGCTGATGACGGACTTCACGGACAAGGGCAACGTGCTCTACGTCCTGTTCGGCGCGCCCACCGCCCAGCAGAACAAGGAGGTGCTGGCGTGCCGGCTGGCCTGCAAGCTGCTCAAGGCCCGGGCGCAGTTCCCCTTCCTGGATGAGCTGCAGATCGGCATCGCCACCGGCCACGCCTACTGCGGGGACATGGGCTCGCCCACGCGCAAGGGCTACTCGGCGCTGGGCGAGGTCGTGAACATGGCCGCGCGCCTGATGACGCACGGCGGACACCAGGACGGCGTGCACCTGTGCGCCAACACCCAGGCGCGCTCGCAGCAGGGCGGCTTCGCCACGGAGTTCGTGGAGGACGCGAAGCTCAAGGGCGTGTCGCGCTCGGTGCCGGTGTACCGGCTCTTGGGGGAGACGCGCCGCAGCCTCTTCATCAAGGGCCGGGGCGACATCATCGGCCGCAGCCGCGAGCTCAACGTGCTGCACGCGTCGCTCAACGCGGCCTTCGCCGGCCAGGGCCGCGTGAGCGTGGTGTCCGGCGAGGCGGGCATCGGCAAGTCGCGGCTGGGCGCGCGCGTGCTGGAGGACGCGGAGGAGGGCGGCGCCCGGGCGCTGTACGGCGTCTGCTACTCCTACGAGGCCTTCACCCCCTTCTTCCCCTGGAAGGAGGTGCTGCTCCAGGCCTTCGGTCTGCACGACTCGGACGACACCGAGGCGCAGCTCACGCGCCTGCGGCAGGGGCTGGACGGCCTGGAGGACGTGGGGCCGGAGTGGATTCCCGTGGTCGCGGGCATCCTCGGCATGTCGCTGGAGGAGACGTCCGCCACGGCGGGGATGGACGCGCGGCGCAAGCAGCAGAAGGTGTTCCAGATCGTCTTCCAGCTCCTGGAGAAGCTCAGCCGCGCGCAGCCGCTGCTGCTCTTCTTCGAGGACCTGCACTGGGCGGACTACATCTCGTTGGATCTGCTCCAGTACCTGGCGGTGCGCGTGGGCTCGCACCGCATCATGGTGCTGGCGACGATGCGCCCGGGCGACCAGCTCCGCGGGCTGCGCGACCTGCCGGAGTTCGTCCCGGTGGACCTGACGAGCCTGGACGAAGAGGACACGCGGGCGCTCCTGCGCTTGCACCTGCGCCTGTCGCCGCCGGACGTCGCGCTGGAGGACCGGTTGCTCGCGAAGGTGCAGGGCAACCCGTTCTTCATCGAATCCATCGTGGAGGGCCTGGCGGAGCAGGGCTACCTGGGACCGGTGGAGCCCGGATCGCAGCGGATGGAGCTGAAGCGCGGCCTCCAGGACCTGCTGCTGCCGGACTCCATCCAGGACGTGGTGCTGTCGCGCATCGACCTGCTCAGCGAGACGGAGAAGCTGGTGGTGAAGGTGGCGTCCGTCATCGGGCGCATCTTCACGCTGGACGCGGTGGCGGCGCTGGTGCCCACCCTGGGCCACGGCGTGCTGCGTGAGGCCATGGACACGCTCCAGCGCCTGGGCCTCATCCTGCTGGAGACGGAGGAGCCGTACACCTGCCTCTTCAAGCACATCGTCATCCGCGACGTGGCCTACAACACGCTGCTGGTGTCGGCGCGTGAGGACCTGCACCGCCGGCTCGCGCGCTACCTGGAGGCCCGCGCCAACGACAACCTCGCGGCCTCCGCGGGTCTGCTCGCGTTCCACTTCCTCGCGGGGAACGTGGAGGACAAGGGCCTGGCGTACACGCTGATGGCGGCCCGCAGCGCGCGGGCGCAGTACGCGAACGACGACGCGCTCTACCACTACAACCGGGGACTGGAGCTGCTCGGCACCGTCGTTCCGGTGGACCCGGAGGTGACGCTGCTCCAGACGCGCCGGGTGATGCAGGAGCTGGCGGAGACGCTGCTCCAGGCGGGCCACTACGCCAACGCCATCCTGATGTTCGAGCAGTGCCTGGTGGACGAGGAGGAGCCCCCTCGCCAGGCGGAGCTGCACCTGGGCCTGGGCCGCGCGCACCAGGAGAAGGGCGAGTCCGCGCTCGCCACGCAGCACCTGGAGAAGTCGCTGGTGCTGAGGGGCCGCAGCCTCCCCGGGAGTCTGGCCGCGCTGGGCCTGCGCACGCTGGCGAACCTGGTGCTCCGGGGGCTCGCGACGCTGCTGCCCTTCATCTTGCGTCCGCTGCCGGCGGCGAGGCTGGGCAACTACCTGCAGCAGCTGTCCACGCTCAACTCGCTCATCCGCATCTACTACTTCGCGGACATCACCAAGCTCACCTGGGCGACGCTGGTGTCCACCAACATGGCGGAGCGCTCGCGCAACGACTACGCCATGAGCATGGCGCGCGGTTACTACGGCACGCTCTTGTTCGGAGCGGGGCTGCTCAAGCGCTCGCGCTACCACTGTGAGAAGGCGCTGGAGTACGCGCGCCGCTCCAAGGACCCGGTGGCGGAGGGGCTCGCGCTCAGCCGCCTGGGCATCCAGGCCTTCTTCGCCAACGAGCTGGAGCGCGCGCGCGAATTCCAGGAGGAGGCCGTCTCCACGCTGCGCCAGGTGGGCGAGCGCTGGGAGCGCCAGACGTCGCTGATGATGCAGGCCACGGGCGAGTTCCTCCACTCGCGCTTCCGCACGGCGGTGGCGCTCTACGAGCAGATGGGGACCATTGGCGTGGAGCTCAACGCGCTGATGCACCAGGGCTGGGCGCACTCGTGGGCGCCCATGTGCCGCTACCTGTTGGGCGAAGGTGACGTGGGCGAATTGTGCGCGGAGCTGGAGCAGGGCCTGCGCATCAGCGAAGAGGTGGCGGACCTGGCCAACCAGTGCGCCAGCTTGAACCACCTGGCCAACGTCACGGTGCGCGAGCACCAGGTGGAGGAGGCGGCGCTCGTCGCGGTGCGCTGCTTCGAGAGCATCTGGAGCTATCAGGTGCTGGTGCCCTTCCTCCAGGTGGGGCTGGTGGACGCGGCGGAGGCGGCCCTCTTCGCGCTGGAGGAGGGCGCCACGGTGGTGCCGCGCAAGAAGCTGCTGAAGGTCGTGCGGCTGTCCTGCCTCAAGGCGCGCGTCATCGCGAGGCTCTATCCGTACCTGAAGGGTCCGGCGCTGCGCGTGACAGCGCGCTCGCTGGCCCTGCGCAAGGGACCCAAGGCCGCGGAGCCCGTGTTCCTGGAGGCCATCGCCGTCCTGGAGAAGAGCCCCAACCGCTGGGAGACGGGCGTGGCCTACTTCGACGCGGCGGTGGCGCTGCCGAACCGGCGCGAGGAGTTCCTCGCCCGAGCGCGCGCCATCTTCACGGAGGTGGAGGCCCGCGCGGAGCTGCGCCGCATGGACCGCTTCCAGGGCCACCCTCCAGGCCCCGCCGGTGGAGGCGCTTGTTGCTCCCCAGGCCTCAAGGTCCCGTGA
- a CDS encoding acyl-CoA desaturase, whose product MITAPLRFQLSPVIVIYMLVVHGLAALAFFLPWPPYALPVALAVYVSIGLGTTVGLHRLLCHRAFACPRWVEYALVSVAMLTAQGSPLLWAANHRLHHAKADVDGDVHSPLRGFWYAHMGWILNESSTEEDGWRTWCRDMADDGYYHWLLRYRIAPQVLGVLFVGLTFGWRTVPAYFFLPVVCWMQSTYAVNSVCHAAFGERVHDTRDHSRNVWWVSVLALGEGWHNNHHAFPASARHGWVWWQWDPGWLFIRALQALGLAWDVRLPSRLRSGPAA is encoded by the coding sequence ATGATCACCGCGCCGCTTCGCTTCCAGCTCAGTCCCGTCATCGTCATCTACATGCTCGTGGTCCACGGGCTGGCCGCGCTGGCGTTCTTCCTGCCCTGGCCGCCGTACGCGCTGCCGGTGGCGCTGGCCGTGTACGTGTCCATTGGCCTGGGCACGACGGTGGGGCTGCACCGGCTCCTGTGCCACCGCGCCTTCGCGTGCCCCCGCTGGGTGGAGTACGCGCTGGTGTCGGTGGCCATGCTCACCGCGCAGGGCAGTCCGCTCCTGTGGGCCGCGAACCACCGGCTGCATCACGCGAAGGCGGACGTGGACGGGGACGTGCACTCACCGCTGCGCGGCTTCTGGTACGCGCACATGGGGTGGATCCTCAACGAGTCCTCCACGGAGGAGGACGGCTGGCGCACCTGGTGCCGCGACATGGCGGACGACGGCTACTACCACTGGCTCTTGCGCTACCGCATCGCGCCGCAGGTGCTGGGGGTGCTCTTCGTGGGGCTGACGTTCGGCTGGCGCACGGTGCCCGCGTACTTCTTCCTGCCCGTGGTGTGCTGGATGCAGAGCACCTACGCGGTGAACTCCGTGTGCCACGCGGCGTTCGGCGAGCGCGTCCACGACACGCGCGACCACAGCCGCAACGTGTGGTGGGTGAGCGTGCTCGCGCTGGGCGAGGGCTGGCACAACAACCACCACGCCTTCCCCGCGTCCGCGCGGCACGGTTGGGTGTGGTGGCAGTGGGACCCGGGTTGGCTCTTCATCCGAGCGCTCCAGGCCCTGGGGCTGGCGTGGGACGTGCGCCTGCCGTCCCGGCTCAGGTCAGGACCTGCGGCGTGA